In Chitinivorax sp. PXF-14, a genomic segment contains:
- a CDS encoding TonB-dependent receptor plug domain-containing protein, translating to MEFKAARRGAVLCAAMVCTALAWAGDEDDELLQAFGDSSTVSIATGSQIKLTRAPAVASVITAEDFAATGARDLDDALRLVPGLHVSRGYLYDPVYVIRGVHSKFNPQVLLMINGIPITSPYLGGKGDGWSGYPLEHVSRIEVIRGPGSALYGADAFSGVINIITKTAAEIDGTQVGARVASFNTREGWLQHGGQWGALDVAAYLRAERTAGLDTNIDADSQSTLDRLFHTQASLAPAAMQLGGHNLNGAIDIGWNKFKLRAEYLQKYRAGTASGVAEALDDRGVTSRRKTMANLSYHDTEWFKDWDVKLEGHFSNSRTASYVVVYPPGAFGGSFPDGMIGTPGRSEQGQGIAASGFYTGWNAHRLHIGVGVKRDEVYRVEETKNFYLRYLPGVGYLPTPLGQIVDVSDSAPFLRAGERTVRYAYLQDEWQLAKDWQATLGLRHDRYSDFGGTTNPRMALVWEAAYNLTAKLMYGQAFRAPSFVELYAINNPVAQGNPNLKPERMRTSEAQLVWQASRSWQATANLFHYRMSDMLRFVPNADPSTGSTAQNSGEQTGYGAELEIGWQAAPSLRLGGNLSWQRAKDRSSSEQDAPDAPGRTALLRADYRLADGWAVNALAQWVADRQRAAGDTRPTVADYRTLDLTVRRGDDKQRWSAALSVRNLFDANAREPSPAPGNIPNDLPLPGRNWLVELDYRL from the coding sequence ATGGAGTTCAAAGCGGCTCGACGGGGCGCCGTGCTGTGTGCAGCCATGGTCTGCACGGCCTTGGCCTGGGCGGGAGACGAGGACGACGAGCTGCTGCAGGCGTTTGGCGACAGCTCGACCGTATCGATTGCGACCGGCAGCCAGATCAAGCTCACGCGCGCGCCAGCCGTGGCCTCGGTGATCACGGCGGAAGACTTTGCCGCCACCGGCGCCCGCGATCTCGACGATGCGTTGCGCTTGGTGCCGGGCCTGCATGTCTCGCGCGGCTATCTGTACGACCCGGTGTACGTCATTCGCGGCGTCCATTCCAAGTTCAACCCACAAGTGCTGTTGATGATCAACGGCATTCCGATCACCAGCCCTTATCTGGGCGGCAAGGGCGATGGCTGGTCCGGCTACCCGCTGGAGCATGTCTCGCGCATCGAGGTGATACGGGGGCCGGGGTCGGCCCTCTATGGCGCCGATGCGTTCAGCGGGGTGATCAACATCATCACCAAGACCGCCGCCGAGATCGACGGCACCCAGGTCGGCGCGCGGGTGGCCTCGTTCAATACGCGCGAAGGCTGGCTGCAACACGGCGGCCAGTGGGGCGCGCTCGACGTCGCCGCCTATCTGCGCGCGGAGCGGACTGCCGGGCTGGATACCAATATCGATGCCGATTCGCAGTCCACGCTCGACCGGCTCTTTCATACCCAGGCGTCCCTCGCGCCAGCAGCGATGCAGTTGGGGGGGCATAATCTCAATGGCGCGATCGACATCGGTTGGAACAAGTTCAAGCTGCGGGCGGAGTATCTGCAGAAATACCGGGCGGGCACCGCCTCCGGCGTCGCCGAGGCGCTCGACGACCGGGGCGTGACGAGCCGGCGCAAGACCATGGCCAATCTCAGCTATCACGACACGGAATGGTTCAAAGATTGGGACGTGAAGCTGGAAGGCCATTTCAGCAATAGCCGGACGGCATCCTATGTTGTTGTCTACCCGCCCGGCGCCTTCGGCGGCAGCTTTCCCGACGGCATGATCGGCACGCCCGGCCGCTCCGAGCAGGGGCAGGGGATTGCCGCCAGCGGTTTCTATACCGGCTGGAACGCCCATCGGCTGCACATCGGCGTCGGCGTGAAGCGGGACGAGGTATACCGGGTAGAGGAAACTAAGAACTTCTACCTGCGTTATTTGCCGGGGGTGGGTTACCTGCCGACACCGCTCGGGCAGATCGTCGACGTCAGCGACAGTGCGCCTTTCTTGCGGGCGGGCGAGCGGACGGTGCGCTACGCCTACCTGCAGGACGAATGGCAGCTGGCCAAGGATTGGCAGGCCACGCTGGGCCTGCGCCACGACCGCTATTCCGACTTCGGCGGCACCACCAACCCGCGCATGGCGCTGGTGTGGGAGGCTGCCTACAACCTGACCGCCAAGCTGATGTATGGCCAGGCGTTCCGCGCGCCCTCGTTCGTCGAGCTTTACGCGATCAACAACCCGGTGGCGCAAGGCAACCCGAACCTGAAACCAGAACGCATGCGCACCAGCGAGGCGCAGCTCGTGTGGCAGGCGAGCCGCAGCTGGCAGGCAACGGCCAACCTGTTCCATTACCGCATGTCCGACATGCTGCGTTTCGTGCCGAATGCCGACCCGAGCACCGGCTCGACCGCGCAGAACAGCGGCGAGCAGACCGGCTACGGCGCGGAGCTCGAAATCGGCTGGCAGGCGGCGCCGTCGCTGCGTCTCGGCGGCAATCTGTCATGGCAGCGCGCCAAGGACCGCAGCAGTAGCGAGCAGGACGCACCCGACGCACCGGGCCGCACAGCCTTGCTGCGGGCCGACTACCGGCTGGCCGACGGTTGGGCCGTCAACGCCCTGGCGCAGTGGGTGGCCGACCGCCAGCGGGCGGCAGGCGACACGCGCCCGACCGTGGCCGACTACCGCACGCTTGACCTGACGGTGCGCCGCGGTGACGACAAGCAGCGCTGGAGCGCCGCGCTGAGCGTGCGCAACCTGTTCGACGCCAATGCGCGCGAGCCATCGCCGGCACCGGGCAATATCCCCAACGATTTGCCGCTGCCCGGCCGCAACTGGCTCGTCGAGCTGGACTACCGCCTGTAG
- a CDS encoding ABC transporter substrate binding protein encodes MSPSVKIVLARQLLAWGVLAAIALPASLQAGELYASAASVNYYPPWQDSVILDDGTPAMDGGETALFRAEDIVLIDFDTEAPIAIYLARSDLELADAVGIVGDHRPRMSKVSTLMSGQIAVLYPDVGEPYRSVFAKIVEGIEAKAPGRVSKFPVGNDANVQPIAAELRKQDIRVVIALGRQGLKAAASLGNGMGVVVGGVVSIPDAPASSMAVHSLAPDPAILFQRLKALSPTTSRVFIVYDPRQNDWLVRIARDAAKANGIELQAYEAQDIKSALRSYQEILAQADARRDAVWLPQDTTTVDDSVILPMVLQESWNRNIPLFSSSVAHVRRGALFSLYPNNVELGRNLAQSAMSLTTVSTSSHVAPLMDVLIAVNVRTATHLGLNLSYKQQQGFDMVFPEP; translated from the coding sequence GTGTCTCCATCCGTCAAGATAGTACTAGCACGCCAGCTGCTGGCCTGGGGAGTGTTGGCCGCCATCGCGCTGCCGGCCTCATTGCAGGCCGGCGAGCTCTATGCCAGCGCCGCCAGCGTGAACTATTACCCGCCCTGGCAGGATTCCGTCATTCTTGACGATGGCACCCCCGCGATGGACGGCGGCGAGACCGCTTTGTTCCGTGCGGAAGACATCGTGCTGATCGACTTCGACACCGAAGCTCCCATCGCGATCTACCTTGCCCGCAGCGATCTGGAACTGGCGGACGCAGTCGGCATCGTCGGCGACCATCGCCCGCGCATGAGCAAGGTCAGCACGCTCATGTCGGGCCAGATTGCGGTGCTGTACCCCGATGTCGGCGAGCCTTATCGTAGCGTGTTCGCGAAGATCGTCGAGGGCATCGAGGCCAAGGCCCCGGGCCGGGTGAGCAAGTTTCCCGTCGGCAACGACGCCAACGTGCAGCCCATCGCGGCCGAGCTGCGCAAGCAGGATATCCGCGTCGTCATCGCGCTGGGCCGGCAGGGCCTGAAGGCGGCTGCCTCGCTGGGCAATGGCATGGGCGTAGTGGTGGGCGGCGTGGTGTCGATTCCCGACGCGCCGGCCAGCAGCATGGCCGTGCACAGCCTGGCGCCCGATCCGGCCATCCTGTTCCAGCGACTGAAGGCATTGTCGCCCACCACCAGCCGCGTCTTCATCGTCTACGACCCGCGCCAGAACGACTGGCTGGTGCGCATCGCGCGCGACGCCGCCAAGGCCAATGGCATCGAGCTGCAGGCCTACGAGGCGCAGGACATCAAATCCGCGCTGCGCAGCTACCAGGAGATCCTGGCGCAGGCCGACGCGCGCCGCGACGCCGTGTGGCTGCCGCAGGACACCACCACAGTGGACGACAGCGTGATCCTGCCGATGGTGCTGCAGGAGTCGTGGAACCGCAATATCCCGTTGTTTTCCAGCAGCGTCGCCCATGTGCGGCGCGGTGCGCTGTTCTCGCTCTACCCGAACAACGTCGAGCTGGGCCGCAACCTGGCCCAATCGGCCATGTCGCTGACCACGGTGAGCACCAGCAGCCATGTTGCGCCGCTGATGGATGTGCTGATCGCCGTCAACGTGCGTACCGCCACCCATCTTGGCTTGAACCTGAGCTACAAGCAGCAGCAAGGGTTCGACATGGTCTTCCCCGAGCCTTGA
- a CDS encoding ATP-binding protein: protein MFRNLTFRRQLSLAITAGVVLIVLLSSLISTWQGDRVIRRSLIEQGESAAQSLASQSALALLYGSPDNVAKAITATLNFPDVTRVELYYPNGDALLAQDRAGKAVPPLGLPSVAVSVATLVGETDDAWRFLAPVSSHAEESPYQVETTGPQVFGYVSVVQSKSTLVRQRWQIVLANVVIALVCSILLLLGISVLVGRLTRPLASLSLAMRRAERGESDVQAEQGGPRDVAEMAQVFNSMIKVLLEREQALRESRLRYRDVVDNVREVIFQTDESGRLAFLNPAWQEITGLQVEQMMWRDLVSVFYPLDQPVVDEWQRRLKSGENGSCRYAARLERRDGSIRWVEATQRVRYGKHGEYVGTAGTLDDITERKRSEEELEAYRLRLEELVAERTAALQAANGELEAFSYSVSHDLRAPLRAIDGFSRLVREDYGDRLDDNGRDLLQRIVQATGRMGLLIEGMLVLSRVSRGELRRQHLSLSEMARCALQDLQQGDPERQVEIVLQPDLTADGDPALIRAVLDNLLGNAWKFSSKCGQARIEVGETSSRGKSAFYVRDNGAGFDMNYASKLFGAFQRLHLAREFEGTGIGLATVYRIIQRHGGEIWAEAAPGQGATFYFTLPDVVAAS, encoded by the coding sequence TTGTTCCGGAACCTGACCTTCCGCCGCCAGCTCAGCCTCGCCATTACGGCGGGTGTGGTGCTGATCGTGCTGCTGTCGTCGCTGATCAGCACCTGGCAGGGCGACCGGGTGATCCGCCGCTCGCTCATCGAGCAGGGCGAGAGTGCCGCGCAGAGCCTGGCCAGCCAGAGCGCGCTGGCCCTGCTGTACGGCTCGCCGGACAACGTCGCCAAGGCGATCACCGCCACGCTGAATTTCCCCGATGTCACCCGCGTCGAGCTTTATTACCCGAATGGCGATGCGCTGCTGGCGCAGGACAGGGCGGGCAAGGCCGTGCCGCCGCTCGGCCTGCCCTCGGTGGCGGTGAGCGTTGCCACCCTGGTCGGCGAAACCGACGACGCCTGGCGTTTTCTCGCACCCGTATCGAGCCATGCCGAAGAATCCCCCTATCAGGTCGAAACCACCGGGCCGCAGGTGTTCGGCTATGTCAGCGTGGTGCAGAGCAAATCCACGCTGGTAAGGCAGCGCTGGCAGATCGTGCTGGCCAACGTGGTGATCGCGCTGGTGTGCTCGATCCTGCTGCTGCTCGGCATCAGCGTGCTGGTCGGGCGCCTCACGCGGCCGCTGGCCAGCCTTTCGCTCGCCATGCGGCGCGCCGAGCGCGGCGAGTCGGACGTGCAGGCGGAGCAGGGCGGCCCGCGTGATGTCGCCGAGATGGCGCAGGTGTTCAACAGCATGATCAAGGTGCTGCTGGAACGCGAGCAGGCGCTGCGCGAGAGCCGGCTGCGCTACCGCGACGTGGTCGACAATGTGCGCGAGGTGATCTTCCAGACCGATGAGAGCGGCCGCCTGGCTTTCCTCAACCCGGCGTGGCAGGAAATCACCGGCCTGCAGGTAGAGCAAATGATGTGGCGCGACCTGGTCAGCGTGTTCTATCCGCTCGATCAGCCCGTGGTCGACGAGTGGCAGCGCCGCCTCAAGAGCGGCGAGAACGGCAGCTGTCGCTATGCGGCGCGGCTCGAACGGCGCGACGGCAGCATCCGCTGGGTTGAGGCGACGCAGCGGGTGCGCTATGGCAAGCATGGCGAGTATGTCGGCACCGCCGGCACGCTGGACGACATCACCGAGCGCAAGCGCAGCGAAGAGGAGCTGGAGGCCTACCGCCTGCGGCTCGAAGAGCTGGTGGCGGAACGCACGGCGGCGCTGCAGGCGGCGAACGGCGAGCTCGAGGCATTCAGCTATTCCGTCTCGCACGATCTGCGCGCGCCGCTACGGGCGATCGATGGCTTCAGCCGGCTGGTGCGCGAGGACTACGGCGATCGGCTCGACGACAACGGGCGCGACCTGCTGCAACGCATCGTGCAGGCAACGGGGCGCATGGGGCTGTTGATCGAAGGCATGCTGGTGCTGTCGCGCGTCAGCCGCGGCGAGCTCCGGCGCCAGCACCTGAGCTTGAGCGAGATGGCGCGCTGCGCGCTGCAGGATTTGCAGCAGGGCGACCCCGAGCGCCAGGTGGAGATCGTGCTGCAACCGGACCTGACGGCCGACGGCGACCCGGCGCTGATCCGCGCGGTGCTCGACAACCTGCTGGGCAATGCCTGGAAGTTTTCGAGCAAATGCGGTCAGGCCCGCATCGAGGTCGGCGAAACGAGTTCGCGCGGCAAGTCGGCTTTCTACGTGCGCGACAACGGCGCCGGCTTCGACATGAACTATGCCAGCAAGCTGTTCGGCGCCTTCCAGCGGCTGCACCTGGCGCGTGAGTTCGAAGGCACCGGCATCGGCCTGGCGACGGTCTACCGCATCATCCAGCGCCACGGCGGCGAGATCTGGGCCGAAGCGGCGCCAGGCCAGGGCGCAACCTTCTATTTCACACTGCCGGACGTAGTCGCCGCCAGCTGA